The Streptomyces sp. CC0208 genome window below encodes:
- a CDS encoding glycoside hydrolase family 3 C-terminal domain-containing protein: MVWTSHGGQETGRAPTAVLLGEADPTSRLRYRGDDELPHPLDYDVIKAGRTYQCHRTASLYPFGQGLSYADFAHDHLGLSTATVAQGGTLDVTVRLSDTGTRSGSEGVQLYARALDARCEAPRLKLAGFRKVRLDWPWVLLLAVRQPRVRPLGMPARVDDALPVAGSVLVYR, from the coding sequence GTGGTGTGGACGTCCCACGGCGGGCAGGAGACAGGCCGGGCACCGACCGCCGTACTGCTCGGCGAGGCCGACCCCACGAGCCGGCTGCGTTACCGGGGCGACGACGAGCTCCCGCACCCCCTCGATTACGACGTCATCAAGGCGGGCCGGACCTACCAGTGCCACCGCACGGCCTCCCTGTACCCGTTCGGCCAGGGCCTGTCGTACGCCGACTTCGCCCACGATCACCTGGGGCTGTCCACGGCGACGGTGGCGCAGGGCGGCACGCTCGACGTCACGGTGAGGCTCTCCGACACCGGAACGCGGTCCGGAAGCGAGGGGGTACAGCTCTACGCCCGCGCCCTGGACGCCCGCTGCGAGGCGCCCCGGCTGAAGCTCGCCGGCTTCCGCAAGGTGCGGCTCGACTGGCCGTGGGTGCTTCTGCTCGCCGTACGCCAGCCACGTGTCCGACCGCTCGGAATGCCGGCCCGCGTCGACGATGCGCTGCCAGTTGCGGGCAGCGTCCTTGTGTATCGGTGA